One part of the Rutidosis leptorrhynchoides isolate AG116_Rl617_1_P2 chromosome 1, CSIRO_AGI_Rlap_v1, whole genome shotgun sequence genome encodes these proteins:
- the LOC139843611 gene encoding UDP-glycosyltransferase 87A1-like, protein MYQYNNHVVVMPYPGRGHLNPLINLCNLLSTHCNRTTLFTIILTQEWLTIIESDPNPLTNIQFLTIPNVIPSEINRGTDPIGFFISAQNNMEAPFVQLLDQIEQSVNLIIADATLKWTIDVANRRNIPVAAYWPMSASMFTMWYHVDLLKKHQHVYVDLSERGEEYIDYIPGLSPMKVADFPVVDRGLHDILPDLVSVSKKAQSLLLATIYELEPEAVDAIKHKFKIPVYTVGSNIPNVRLQPTVPLNEHSYISWLDSKPPRSVLYVSLGSYLSVSSTQMDELLAGLKQSEVNFLWVARGEASQLSTNSGSNGLVVQWCDQLRVLSHSSIGGFLTHCGWNSVKESVFSGVPMLTFPITGEQIINSKVIVDDWKNGIKVKSGRNVVKSDEIVAVVKRLMNSSSVEMKEIMERVKKLEVVCRESNVEGGSVTKDIDCFISNSFPASN, encoded by the exons ATGTATCAATATAACAACCATGTGGTAGTGATGCCATACCCAGGCAGAGGCCATTTAAACCCATTAATAAACCTCTGCAACCTCCTCTCAACTCACTGCAACCGCACCACTCTTTTCACCATCATCCTCACCCAAGAATGGCTCACCATTATCGAATCCGATCCAAACCCACTTACCAACATCCAATTCCTAACCATTCCTAACGTCATTCCATCCGAGATCAACCGGGGAACAGATCCTATAGGCTTCTTCATTTCTGCACAAAACAATATGGAAGCTCCTTTTGTTCAGCTTCTTGACCAAATTGAACAGTCAGTGAATCTCATCATTGCTGATGCTACTTTGAAATGGACAATAGATGTTGCTAATAGGAGGAATATCCCGGTTGCAGCGTATTGGCCGATGTCTGCTTCTATGTTTACTATGTGGTACCATGTAGACTTGCTTAAGAAACATCAACACGTATATGTCGATTTATCAG AAAGAGGAGAAGAATACATAGATTATATACCAGGCTTATCTCCAATGAAAGTAGCAGACTTTCCGGTGGTTGACCGTGGACTCCATGATATCTTACCCGATCTGGTCTCCGTAAGCAAAAAGGCTCAATCTTTACTATTAGCAACCATCTATGAACTAGAACCTGAAGCAGTTGATGCCATTAAACACAAATTTAAGATACCTGTTTACACCGTTGGCTCAAACATACCCAACGTGCGTCTCCAACCTACCGTCCCTTTAAATGAACATAGTTACATCTCATGGCTAGACTCCAAGCCTCCAAGATCCGTTCTCTACGTTTCATTGGGAAGTTATCTTTCAGTTTCAAGTACTCAAATGGATGAACTATTAGCCGGGTTAAAGCAAAGTGAAGTGAATTTCTTATGGGTTGCAAGAGGAGAAGCATCACAATTGAGCACTAATAGTGGGAGTAATGGCTTGGTAGTGCAATGGTGTGATCAGTTAAGGGTGTTGTCGCATTCATCGATAGGAGGGTTTTTGACTCATTGTGGTTGGAATTCAGTCAAGGAGAGTGTGTTTTCAGGTGTGCcaatgttaacttttcctataacgGGCGAGCAAATTATTAATAGTAAAGTGATTGTTGACGATTGGAAGAACGGGATAAAAGTGAAGAGTGGGAGGAATGTGGTGAAGAGTGATGAGATTGTTGCGGTTGTAAAGAGGTTGATGAATTCGTCGAGTGTTGAAATGAAAGAGATAATGGAACGAGTGAAGAAACTAGAGGTTGTTTGTCGAGAAAGCAATGTTGAAGGAGGTTCAGTTACGAAAGACATTGATTGTTTCATTAGCAACAGTTTCCCTGCTTCCAATTAG
- the LOC139879817 gene encoding pentatricopeptide repeat-containing protein At5g48730, chloroplastic, with protein MVTLPGPAANPYPPEFNRLPENKHLTGLTTVNHESLPVDDETIRKERKETVNKKIASQKAISVILRREATKAVIEKKKGSTRLFPGTVLEALHERITALRWESALKVFELLREQLWYRPNSAIYVKLIVMLGKCKQPEKAHSLFQAMIDEGCIVNQESYTALLSAYSRSGLFKKAFSILDEMRNTPNCHPDVYTYSILIKSCLHFHEFDKVQSLLSEMVSQGVKPNTVTYNTLIDAYGKAKRFVDMESTLVEMLRQRECKPDVWTMNSTLRAFGGSGQIETMEKCYEKFLSAGIQPNIKTFNILLDSYGKTGNYKKMSAVMEYMQKYHFTWTLVTYNIVIDAFGRAGDLTQMEFLFRLMQSESIKPNCVTLCSLVRGYAQSGKAEKIGGLLRYIESSDVTVDTVFFNCLVDAYGMMGCLAEMKGVLSMMEKKGCQPDKITYRTMIKAYNMNGMSNHVKELRLALSSVGKTEFK; from the exons ATGGTAACACTCCCTGGACCGGCGGCGAACCCTTATCCGCCGGAGTTTAATCGGTTACCGGAAAACAAACACTTAACCGGACTCACTACTGTCAATCACGAATCGTTACCAGTTGATGATGAAACAAtaaggaaagaaagaaaagaaacagtAAATAAAAAAATAGCATCACAAAAAGCAATATCAGTAATATTAAGAAGAGAAGCAACAAAAGCTGTGATTGAAAAGAAAAAAGGTTCAACCAGATTGTTTCCAGGAACTGTTCTTGAAGCACTTCATGAACGCATCACTGCTCTGCGTTGGGAATCTGCTCTTAAG GTTTTTGAACTACTGCGTGAACAACTTTGGTACAGGCCTAACTCTGCGATATACGTGAAACTTATCGTGATGCTTGGAAAATGTAAACAACCTGAGAAAGCACATTCCTTATTTCAGGCCATGATCGATGAAGGTTGTATTGTAAACCAAGAATCTTACACCGCTCTTTTGTCTGCCTATAGTCGAAGCGGACTATTTAAAAAAGCATTTTCAATACTAGACGAGATGAGAAACACTCCTAACTGTCATCCAGATGTATACACGTATTCAATTCTCATAAAATCGTGCCTTCATTTTCATGAATTCGATAAAGTGCAATCTCTTCTTTCTGAGATGGTCTCGCAAGGAGTCAAGCCCAATACTGTTACTTATAACACACTTATTGATGCGTATGGCAAAGCAAAAAG ATTTGTGGATATGGAATCAACACTTGTGGAAATGCTCCGTCAAAGGGAATGTAAGCCCGATGTTTGGACCATGAATTCGACATTAAGAGCGTTTGGTGGCAGTGGCCAAATAGAAACAATGGAAAAGTGCTACGAGAAGTTTCTTAGTGCAGGAATTCAACCTAACATTAAAACGTTTAATATACTCTTGGATTCATACGGTAAAACGGGTAATTATAAGAAAATGAGTGCTGTAATGGAATACATGCAGAAATACCATTTCACATGGACTCTTGTAACTTACAACATAGTCATAGATGCATTTGGGCGGGCCGGAGACCTGACCCAAATGGAATTTCTATTTAGGTTAATGCAATCTGAAAGCATTAAGCCGAATTGTGTAACACTTTGTTCACTTGTAAGAGGTTATGCTCAATCTGGAAAAGCTGAAAAAATCGGGGGGCTTTTGAGATACATTGAGAGTTCGGATGTTACAGTTGATACGGTTTTTTTTAACTGTTTAGTTGATGCGTATGGTATGATGGGGTGTTTGGCTGAAATGAAAGGTGTATTATCGATGATGGAAAAGAAAGGATGTCAACCTGATAAGATCACTTACAGAACCATGATTAAAGCTTACAACATGAATGGTATGAGTAATCATGTGAAGGAACTTCGGCTTGCGCTTTCGTCTGTTGGAAAAACAGAATTTAAATGA